A region from the Benincasa hispida cultivar B227 chromosome 12, ASM972705v1, whole genome shotgun sequence genome encodes:
- the LOC120067550 gene encoding zinc finger protein 6-like — MDSDQKLGSSCSESSSELEQSEEVKEDDYSDSFTNNIIKRSYECIFCKRGFTNAQALGGHMNIHRKDRPNKPPKLISSSSSLQSNQILGPSTNFNSIPYFGPLLGRSQVNYQASSSNSHGYFQQLGDFNMNLWGSDLSLQIGPTTGRRQLWNGDGVDLELRLGHHP, encoded by the coding sequence ATGGATTCAGATCAAAAACTAGGAAGCAGTTGCTCAGAGAGTTCAAGTGAATTAGAACAATCAGAGGAAGTAAAGGAAGATGATTATTCAGATAGTTTCACCAATAATATCATTAAACGTTCATATGAATGCATATTTTGCAAACGTGGATTCACCAACGCTCAAGCTCTTGGAGGCCACATGAATATTCATAGAAAAGATAGACCCAATAAACCTCCAAAATtaatatcttcttcttcttcccttcaaaGCAACCAAATACTTGGTCCATCCACTAATTTCAACAGCATCCCCTATTTTGGGCCTCTTTTGGGTAGGTCTCAAGTGAACTATCAAGCATCGTCTTCTAACTCACATGGCTACTTCCAGCAACTTGGAGATTTTAATATGAACCTTTGGGGGTCAGATTTGAGCCTACAAATCGGACCGACGACGGGGAGGAGGCAACTTTGGAATGGGGATGGTGTCGATTTGGAGCTTCGACTTGGTCATCATCCGTAA